The following coding sequences are from one Bradyrhizobium sp. 200 window:
- a CDS encoding TAXI family TRAP transporter solute-binding subunit, with the protein MMSDPNDNPARSRRRRQRRSYALLILAVGMLAFGVAAGTLYYVLRPTTLRIAVGPAGSEDQKLVQLMAQTFARDSSPVRLSVVTTEGTTESIALFAAGKADLAVARGDLNLPENAESVAILRKNVVVLWAPSGLPAKGSRKQPTPKIKSLDELAGHRVGVIGRTQANVTLLRNVLKESGINPDKVTISQFATDKIGEMARDQSIDAFMAVGPLKSKITVDAIAATAVARGEPKFLPIDVADAIAKKNPIYESEEIPASIFGSSPQRPEDKVDTVAVNHLIIAPKSLSDTAVAAFARQLFTNRQPLARELPTASQIEKPDTDKDAALPAHAGAAAYIDGNERTFLEKYTDYIWFAVLILSGLGSAGAWLKHYWNKDEREQYIAHRDHLLELISRVRKAETPEELAEMQSAADGMLRETLDCYDDGTVEESDLSVIALTLEQFHHAVADRRAVLGAGGVGVPRMRAG; encoded by the coding sequence ATGATGTCAGACCCGAACGACAATCCTGCACGATCCCGCCGGCGGCGGCAGCGGCGGAGCTACGCGCTTCTGATCCTTGCCGTCGGCATGCTCGCATTCGGCGTTGCCGCCGGCACGCTGTATTACGTGCTGCGGCCGACGACGCTGCGGATTGCGGTGGGGCCTGCCGGCAGCGAGGACCAGAAACTGGTCCAGTTGATGGCGCAGACGTTTGCGCGCGATAGCAGTCCGGTGCGGCTGTCGGTGGTGACGACGGAAGGAACGACGGAGAGCATCGCGTTGTTCGCGGCCGGAAAGGCCGACCTCGCGGTGGCGCGCGGCGACCTGAACCTGCCGGAGAACGCCGAGTCGGTCGCCATCCTGCGCAAGAATGTCGTCGTGCTGTGGGCGCCTTCGGGCCTTCCCGCCAAAGGCTCGAGGAAGCAGCCGACCCCCAAGATCAAGAGTCTCGACGAACTCGCCGGCCACCGCGTCGGCGTGATCGGGCGGACGCAGGCCAATGTCACGTTGCTGCGTAATGTCCTGAAAGAGTCCGGCATCAATCCCGACAAGGTCACGATCAGCCAGTTCGCCACTGACAAGATCGGCGAAATGGCGCGCGACCAGTCGATCGACGCCTTCATGGCCGTCGGCCCGCTCAAGAGCAAGATCACCGTGGATGCGATCGCGGCGACGGCTGTGGCCCGCGGCGAGCCGAAATTCCTTCCGATCGACGTCGCCGATGCGATCGCCAAGAAAAATCCGATCTACGAATCCGAGGAAATTCCCGCCAGCATCTTCGGCTCCTCGCCGCAGCGGCCGGAAGACAAGGTCGACACGGTTGCCGTCAACCACCTGATCATCGCACCGAAATCATTGTCGGACACGGCGGTCGCTGCCTTCGCCCGCCAGCTCTTCACGAATCGTCAGCCGCTCGCGCGCGAATTGCCGACCGCCTCGCAGATCGAAAAGCCCGATACCGACAAGGATGCTGCGTTGCCGGCGCATGCGGGAGCTGCGGCCTATATCGACGGCAACGAGCGAACGTTCCTCGAAAAATACACCGACTACATCTGGTTCGCGGTCCTGATCCTCTCGGGCCTGGGATCGGCCGGCGCCTGGCTGAAGCATTACTGGAACAAGGACGAGCGCGAGCAATACATTGCCCATCGCGATCATTTGCTCGAGCTGATTTCCAGGGTGAGGAAGGCCGAAACGCCGGAAGAGCTGGCCGAAATGCAAAGCGCGGCCGACGGCATGTTGCGCGAGACGCTGGATTGCTATGACGACGGCACCGTCGAGGAAAGCGATCTGTCGGTGATCGCGCTGACGCTCGAACAATTCCACCATGCGGTCGCCGACCGCCGCGCCGTGCTCGGCGCGGGCGGGGTCGGCGTGCCGCGGATGCGCGCCGGCTAG
- a CDS encoding glycosyltransferase family 1 protein, whose product MKILIATDAWHPQVNGVVRTLTSLARSAAALGADISFLTPDGFPSMALPTYPGLRIALPNRREIARRIEEAAPDAVHIATEGPIGWMVRAYCRRRKLAFTTSYTTRFPEYIAVRTGLPAGVGYAVLRHFHAASSTTMVATDSLRQELGARGFRKLGFWTRGVDTELFNPDTRATLDLPRPIFMTMGRVAVEKNLEAFLSLDLPGSKVVVGDGPQKAQLTRQYADAIFLGEKKGADLTAHLAAADVFVFPSLTDTFGVVQLEALACGTPVAAFPVTGPKDVIADHPIGAIDTDLRSACLRALTMSREVCRNFALSRSWENSARQFIGNLTALQPSRALRPVRRAPAASAVQG is encoded by the coding sequence ATGAAGATATTGATTGCGACCGATGCGTGGCATCCGCAGGTGAACGGCGTCGTTCGTACGCTGACCTCGCTGGCGCGTAGCGCCGCCGCGCTTGGCGCCGACATCAGCTTCCTCACGCCGGACGGATTTCCGTCGATGGCGTTGCCGACCTATCCTGGCTTGCGCATCGCGCTGCCGAACCGGCGTGAGATCGCGCGGCGGATCGAGGAAGCTGCGCCGGACGCCGTCCACATCGCGACCGAAGGGCCGATCGGCTGGATGGTGCGCGCCTATTGCCGCCGCCGCAAGCTGGCGTTTACGACGTCCTATACGACGCGCTTTCCGGAATACATCGCCGTCCGCACCGGGCTCCCGGCAGGCGTCGGCTACGCCGTGCTGCGGCACTTTCATGCCGCGTCTTCCACCACCATGGTCGCTACCGATTCGTTGCGGCAGGAACTCGGCGCGCGCGGTTTCCGCAAGCTCGGTTTCTGGACGCGCGGCGTCGACACTGAACTTTTCAACCCGGACACGCGAGCGACGCTCGATCTGCCGCGGCCGATCTTCATGACGATGGGCCGCGTCGCGGTGGAAAAGAATCTCGAAGCATTCCTGTCGCTCGACCTGCCGGGATCGAAAGTGGTCGTCGGCGACGGGCCGCAGAAGGCGCAACTCACCAGACAATACGCTGACGCGATTTTCCTCGGCGAGAAGAAGGGCGCCGACCTGACCGCGCATCTTGCCGCCGCCGACGTCTTCGTGTTTCCGAGTCTCACCGATACGTTCGGCGTCGTTCAGCTCGAGGCACTGGCCTGCGGTACACCGGTCGCGGCGTTCCCGGTCACCGGCCCTAAGGATGTCATCGCCGATCATCCGATCGGCGCCATCGACACCGATCTGCGCAGCGCGTGCCTGCGCGCACTGACGATGTCGCGCGAAGTCTGCCGGAATTTTGCGCTGTCGCGTTCCTGGGAGAACAGCGCGCGGCAGTTCATCGGCAATCTGACCGCGCTGCAGCCGAGCCGCGCGCTGCGGCCGGTGCGCCGTGCGCCCGCCGCGAGCGCCGTGCAGGGTTGA
- a CDS encoding methyltransferase domain-containing protein — MADIIKLDGSRTLDFDREMVEQAYDRWAPVYDLVFGGVFSKGRKAAIAATNKIGGRVLEVGVGTGISLPQYAPHLRIFGTDISEAMLQKAKKRVDELGLKNVEGLAVMDAEKLEFPDDSFDVVMAQYVVTAVPNPEKALDEFARVLRPGGELIILTRVSADAGMRRFIEQRLQPVVRPLGFRTAEFAWSRYAQWLAGAHGIELAERRLVPPLGHFSLVRFRKVDVAAAA, encoded by the coding sequence ATGGCAGACATTATCAAGCTTGACGGCAGCAGGACCCTGGATTTCGACCGCGAAATGGTCGAGCAGGCCTATGATCGCTGGGCGCCGGTATACGACCTTGTGTTCGGGGGCGTGTTCAGCAAGGGCCGCAAGGCGGCGATTGCGGCGACCAACAAGATCGGCGGCCGCGTGCTCGAGGTCGGCGTCGGCACCGGCATTTCGCTGCCGCAATACGCGCCGCATCTGCGCATCTTCGGCACGGACATTTCCGAAGCGATGCTGCAGAAGGCGAAGAAGCGCGTCGACGAGCTCGGCCTGAAGAATGTCGAGGGCCTCGCCGTGATGGACGCGGAGAAGCTCGAGTTCCCCGACGATTCGTTCGACGTCGTGATGGCGCAATATGTCGTCACTGCGGTGCCGAACCCGGAAAAGGCGCTCGACGAATTCGCCCGTGTGCTGCGGCCCGGCGGCGAACTCATCATCCTGACCCGCGTCAGCGCCGATGCCGGCATGCGCCGCTTCATCGAGCAGCGCCTGCAGCCGGTGGTGCGTCCGCTCGGCTTCCGTACCGCCGAGTTCGCCTGGTCGCGTTATGCGCAATGGCTGGCGGGCGCGCACGGCATCGAGCTGGCGGAGCGCCGCCTGGTGCCGCCGCTCGGCCACTTCTCCCTGGTACGCTTCCGCAAGGTCGATGTAGCCGCGGCTGCGTAG
- a CDS encoding aminotransferase class III-fold pyridoxal phosphate-dependent enzyme has translation MDSSLPILSLSAAAVAGAAAVFPKLQARLALSRAKHRSLAGHSKMSKMVARLVPHYEFDINDFFCSDGAPDNVAMQRQDAFFRLACLYEERYAKGRQMTAEAAAHISDLQFTENYRVPFQYSRLVRENLGTGAFMQSSAGVTVTDVDGNVSYDLTGSYGVNIFGNDFYKECITEGEKRAHALGPVLGPYHPVINDNVRRLCEISGLDEVSFHMSGTEAVMQAVRLARYHTKRTHLVRFAGAYHGWWGDVQPGVGNPVSPHETYTLADMSDRTLHVLRTRKDIACVLVNPLQALHPNANAPGDSALVDSSRKGAFDRAAYTEWLKKLREVCTERGIVLIFDEIFVGFRLAAGGAQEYFGVRADMVTYGKSLAGGLPVGVVCGAKDLMRRFRDDRPADVCFARGTFNSHPYVMTAMDEFLSRLASPNFNNVYQGLDETWNGRANALNERLAAQDLPVRVSNLSSIWMVQYTEPSRYNWMLQYYLRAEGLALSWIGTGRLIFSLNYTDADFNEVADRFVAAAEKMKRDSWWWHDASLTNKNIKRQILKEMLAKRFGR, from the coding sequence ATGGATTCGTCCCTTCCGATTCTTTCGCTGTCCGCCGCTGCGGTCGCCGGCGCCGCGGCAGTCTTCCCCAAATTGCAGGCGCGGCTGGCGCTGTCCCGCGCCAAGCACCGCTCGCTGGCCGGACATTCCAAAATGTCCAAAATGGTCGCGCGGCTGGTGCCGCATTACGAGTTCGACATCAACGATTTCTTCTGCTCCGACGGCGCGCCCGACAACGTCGCCATGCAGCGTCAGGACGCCTTCTTCCGTCTCGCCTGCCTCTATGAGGAGCGCTACGCCAAGGGCCGGCAGATGACGGCCGAGGCGGCTGCGCACATCTCCGACCTGCAGTTCACCGAAAACTACCGGGTGCCGTTCCAGTACAGCCGGCTGGTGCGTGAGAATCTCGGCACCGGCGCCTTCATGCAGTCCTCCGCCGGCGTCACCGTCACCGATGTCGACGGCAATGTGTCCTACGATCTGACCGGCTCCTACGGCGTCAACATTTTTGGAAATGACTTCTACAAGGAGTGCATCACCGAGGGTGAGAAGCGCGCCCATGCGCTCGGTCCGGTGCTCGGCCCTTATCATCCCGTGATCAACGACAATGTGCGGCGGCTGTGCGAGATTTCCGGACTCGACGAAGTCTCGTTCCACATGTCCGGCACCGAAGCCGTTATGCAGGCGGTACGGCTGGCGCGCTACCACACCAAGCGCACGCATCTGGTTCGTTTCGCCGGCGCCTATCACGGCTGGTGGGGCGACGTGCAGCCCGGCGTCGGCAACCCGGTGTCCCCGCACGAGACCTATACGCTGGCCGACATGTCGGACCGGACGCTGCATGTGCTGCGCACGCGCAAGGACATCGCCTGTGTGCTGGTCAACCCGCTGCAGGCGCTGCATCCCAACGCCAACGCGCCCGGCGATTCCGCGCTCGTCGACAGTTCGCGCAAGGGTGCGTTCGACCGCGCGGCGTACACCGAATGGCTGAAGAAGCTGCGCGAGGTCTGCACCGAACGCGGCATCGTGCTGATCTTTGACGAAATCTTCGTCGGCTTCCGGCTGGCGGCCGGCGGCGCCCAGGAATATTTCGGCGTTCGCGCCGACATGGTGACCTACGGCAAGAGCCTCGCCGGCGGCCTCCCCGTCGGCGTGGTCTGCGGCGCCAAGGACCTGATGCGGCGCTTCCGCGACGATCGCCCGGCCGATGTCTGCTTCGCCCGCGGCACCTTCAATTCGCACCCTTACGTGATGACGGCGATGGATGAATTCCTCTCGAGGCTCGCCAGCCCGAACTTCAACAACGTCTACCAGGGACTCGACGAGACCTGGAATGGGCGCGCCAACGCATTGAACGAACGGCTGGCCGCGCAGGACTTGCCCGTCCGCGTCAGCAACCTCTCCTCGATCTGGATGGTGCAATATACCGAGCCGTCCCGCTACAACTGGATGCTTCAATATTATCTGCGCGCCGAGGGGCTGGCGCTGAGCTGGATCGGAACCGGCCGGCTGATCTTCAGCCTCAACTACACGGACGCGGATTTCAACGAAGTAGCCGACCGCTTTGTCGCCGCCGCCGAGAAGATGAAGCGCGATAGCTGGTGGTGGCACGACGCTTCGCTGACCAACAAGAACATCAAGCGGCAGATCCTGAAAGAGATGCTTGCCAAGAGGTTCGGGCGCTGA
- the asd gene encoding archaetidylserine decarboxylase (Phosphatidylserine decarboxylase is synthesized as a single chain precursor. Generation of the pyruvoyl active site from a Ser is coupled to cleavage of a Gly-Ser bond between the larger (beta) and smaller (alpha chains). It is an integral membrane protein.) has translation MTIRGLIARFTQQEDLNFLLTNRIPRAALTRFMGWFSKIENPLVRDASIACWRLFSDLDLSEAKKTEFKSLHDCFTRELRPGLRPADPDPAVVVSPSDGIIGAFGKIADTELFQIKGAPYSLLDLLGDPALVESHRNGRFLTLRLTSSMYHRFHAPYDGTIEKVTFIHGDVWNVNPIALKRVERLFCKNERAVLEMRLPSGEALTLVPVAAILVASIRLHFLDRTLNAQSTGPTVFPCDADARKGDELGWFEHGSTIIVLAPEHFEFADNVVEGGRIHAGEPLLRKP, from the coding sequence ATGACAATAAGGGGCCTGATCGCCCGCTTCACCCAGCAGGAGGACCTCAACTTTCTGCTGACCAACCGCATCCCGCGGGCGGCGCTGACGCGCTTCATGGGCTGGTTCAGCAAGATCGAGAACCCGTTGGTGCGCGATGCCTCGATCGCCTGCTGGCGGCTGTTTTCCGATCTCGATCTGTCGGAAGCCAAAAAGACCGAATTCAAAAGCCTGCACGACTGCTTTACGCGCGAGCTGCGTCCCGGTCTGCGCCCGGCCGATCCCGATCCTGCCGTTGTGGTCAGTCCTTCCGACGGCATCATCGGCGCTTTCGGCAAGATCGCCGATACCGAGCTGTTCCAGATCAAGGGCGCGCCTTATTCGCTATTAGATCTGCTCGGCGATCCCGCGCTGGTCGAGAGCCATCGCAACGGCCGCTTCCTCACGCTGCGGCTGACGTCGAGCATGTACCACCGCTTTCACGCGCCGTATGACGGCACGATCGAGAAGGTCACGTTCATTCATGGCGACGTCTGGAACGTCAATCCGATCGCGCTGAAGCGGGTCGAGCGGCTGTTCTGCAAGAACGAGCGGGCGGTGCTCGAGATGCGGCTGCCGTCAGGCGAAGCGCTGACGCTGGTGCCGGTCGCCGCGATTCTGGTGGCGAGTATCCGGCTGCATTTTCTCGATCGCACGCTCAATGCGCAGAGCACGGGACCGACCGTATTTCCCTGCGATGCTGACGCCCGCAAGGGCGACGAGCTCGGCTGGTTCGAGCACGGCTCGACCATCATCGTGCTGGCGCCGGAACATTTCGAATTCGCTGATAACGTCGTGGAAGGCGGGCGCATCCACGCCGGCGAGCCGCTGCTCCGGAAACCGTAA
- a CDS encoding FecR domain-containing protein — protein sequence MSRQLSFALALLACGTTIGATEVFAGSSGLTQLAQAQTDPSQPAAPATSTPDATTPAADAQAPEEPIGNVAAVTGSASVIRNDKTAPLKVKDDIYLNDIVQTAANAALGITFIDNTTFNLKASTKITIDNYVYEDGGKNNAAIFDVAKGTAAFVAASVAKTGDMKITTPTATLGIRGTTGLVEVPEGAAANNPRNVAVKLYPDADGRVGRIEVNDRAGARLGFLTQGASGFTIRPGTGGVRFAAVPLAIPQAVMLRDQGFLRELHSTQNFGRQVVFQQREFRRANPTFVNPNRPIRQFQPGQRRQNGLPGQPGQPPLPSAPNRPGQPPGQFNRPGQQPGQLNRPGQQQPGSPNQPGVPPRAGQPAVPAQPGAPQGRPGLPNRHGVPGLQRPPGVQGAPAVQRPGSPAPRRVAPQRGRPLPKELR from the coding sequence ATGTCGCGCCAACTTTCCTTTGCGCTTGCGCTGCTGGCCTGCGGCACGACGATCGGCGCGACGGAAGTTTTCGCAGGCTCGTCCGGGCTGACGCAACTGGCGCAGGCGCAGACCGATCCTTCGCAGCCCGCCGCACCGGCGACATCGACGCCTGACGCGACCACGCCCGCCGCGGACGCGCAAGCGCCCGAAGAGCCGATCGGCAACGTCGCGGCCGTGACCGGCAGCGCCAGCGTGATCCGCAACGACAAGACCGCGCCGCTCAAGGTCAAGGACGACATCTATCTCAACGACATCGTGCAGACCGCAGCCAATGCCGCTCTCGGCATCACCTTCATCGACAACACCACCTTCAATCTCAAGGCCAGCACAAAAATCACCATCGACAATTATGTCTATGAGGACGGCGGCAAGAACAACGCGGCGATCTTCGACGTCGCCAAGGGTACCGCGGCCTTTGTCGCCGCTTCGGTTGCCAAGACCGGTGACATGAAGATCACGACGCCGACGGCGACGCTCGGCATTCGCGGCACCACCGGCCTCGTTGAGGTGCCGGAGGGCGCCGCCGCCAACAATCCGCGCAATGTCGCGGTCAAGCTTTATCCCGACGCTGATGGGCGGGTCGGCCGCATCGAGGTCAACGACCGCGCCGGCGCGCGGCTCGGCTTTCTGACGCAGGGCGCGAGCGGCTTCACGATCCGGCCGGGCACCGGCGGCGTGCGCTTCGCCGCGGTGCCGCTGGCTATTCCGCAAGCGGTGATGCTGCGCGACCAGGGCTTTTTGCGTGAGCTTCACTCGACGCAGAATTTCGGCCGGCAGGTCGTGTTCCAGCAGCGCGAATTCCGCCGCGCCAATCCCACCTTCGTCAATCCGAACCGGCCGATCCGGCAATTCCAGCCCGGCCAGCGGCGGCAGAACGGTCTGCCCGGACAACCCGGTCAGCCGCCACTGCCGAGCGCACCGAACCGCCCGGGACAACCGCCCGGTCAGTTCAACCGTCCCGGACAACAGCCCGGTCAGTTGAACCGGCCCGGTCAACAGCAACCCGGCTCACCCAACCAACCCGGCGTGCCACCGCGGGCCGGGCAGCCCGCAGTGCCGGCGCAACCGGGCGCGCCGCAGGGTCGGCCCGGACTACCGAACAGGCACGGCGTACCCGGATTGCAACGGCCGCCCGGCGTCCAGGGTGCGCCTGCCGTGCAACGTCCGGGATCGCCGGCGCCGAGGCGGGTCGCGCCGCAACGGGGCAGGCCGCTGCCGAAGGAATTGCGGTAG
- a CDS encoding DNA helicase, translating to MKLSAPLYHLKRKAKLLSRAENIPLHEALDRVARQEGFSGWSLLAAKVIATAPAEKLFARLVPGDLVLVGARPGQGKTLMSLELAVQAMKSGSRGVFFTLEYTEKDMLDRFRVIGVEREAFAGLFEFDSSDEVSSDYIVKRLAGAPRGTLVVVDYLQLLDQKRENPELMVQVRTLQSFARDRGLIFVFISQIDRSYDPSIKPCPDLEDVRLPNPLDLSLFTKTCFLNNGEVRFRAAS from the coding sequence ATGAAGCTGTCTGCGCCCCTCTATCACTTGAAGCGTAAGGCCAAACTTCTATCCCGTGCAGAAAATATCCCGCTGCACGAGGCGCTCGACCGTGTTGCCAGGCAAGAAGGCTTTAGCGGCTGGAGTTTGCTTGCGGCCAAAGTGATCGCAACCGCGCCCGCTGAAAAACTGTTTGCGCGGCTGGTTCCTGGCGACCTGGTGCTGGTGGGTGCGCGCCCGGGCCAGGGCAAAACCCTGATGAGCCTCGAACTCGCCGTGCAGGCCATGAAGTCCGGCAGTCGAGGCGTATTCTTCACGCTGGAGTACACCGAGAAGGATATGCTGGATCGTTTCCGGGTCATCGGCGTCGAGCGGGAGGCTTTTGCCGGTCTGTTTGAATTCGACAGCTCCGACGAGGTGAGTTCGGATTACATCGTCAAGCGGCTGGCAGGCGCGCCTCGCGGCACCCTGGTGGTCGTGGACTATCTGCAACTGCTCGACCAGAAGCGTGAGAATCCGGAATTGATGGTTCAGGTTCGCACGCTGCAGTCGTTCGCACGCGATCGAGGGCTGATCTTCGTCTTCATTTCCCAGATCGATCGCTCGTACGACCCGTCGATCAAACCGTGCCCCGATCTGGAAGATGTCAGATTGCCGAATCCGCTGGATCTGAGCCTCTTCACCAAGACCTGTTTCCTGAACAACGGTGAGGTTCGGTTCCGGGCGGCAAGCTAG
- a CDS encoding phosphatidate cytidylyltransferase, which produces MTVTEQTLALFGGIAVVLTVASLIGLLLQRRYAAEGPNAVIDNLNSRIKAWWVMVCVISIAFAFGKAGVIVLFAFASFAALREFMTLLPTRRGDHYALGAAFFVVLPLQYYLVWIEWYGLYSIFIPVYAFLLLPIVAALRGDTTNFMRRVAEVQWALMICVFCISHVPALLTLPIPDYEGRQVLLIAFLVLVVQSSDVLQYVWGKLLGSRKIAPLLSPSKTVEGFVGGVASASLIGAALWWITPFAPWQAGIMALIINLMGFLGGLVMSAIKRDRGVKDWGHMIEGHGGMLDRLDSVIFAAPIFFHITRYWWTI; this is translated from the coding sequence ATGACGGTCACCGAGCAGACGCTTGCCTTGTTCGGCGGCATCGCCGTCGTGCTCACCGTCGCGTCCTTGATCGGCTTGCTTCTCCAGCGCCGGTACGCGGCCGAAGGCCCGAACGCCGTCATCGACAATCTCAACAGCCGTATCAAGGCCTGGTGGGTCATGGTCTGCGTGATCAGCATCGCCTTTGCCTTCGGCAAGGCGGGCGTGATCGTGCTTTTCGCGTTCGCATCGTTCGCGGCGCTACGCGAATTCATGACGCTGCTGCCGACGCGCCGTGGCGATCACTATGCGCTAGGCGCGGCATTCTTCGTCGTGCTGCCGCTGCAATACTATCTAGTCTGGATCGAGTGGTACGGCCTCTACTCGATCTTCATCCCGGTCTACGCCTTCCTGCTGCTGCCAATCGTCGCGGCGCTGCGCGGCGATACGACGAACTTCATGCGACGGGTGGCGGAAGTGCAGTGGGCCCTGATGATCTGCGTTTTCTGTATTTCCCACGTGCCGGCTCTGCTCACCCTGCCGATCCCGGACTATGAAGGGCGTCAGGTATTGCTGATCGCGTTCCTGGTACTGGTGGTGCAATCGAGCGATGTCCTTCAGTACGTCTGGGGAAAGCTGCTAGGCAGCCGCAAGATCGCACCGTTGCTCTCGCCCTCGAAGACCGTCGAGGGATTCGTCGGCGGCGTTGCGAGCGCGAGCCTGATCGGCGCCGCCCTGTGGTGGATCACGCCGTTCGCGCCTTGGCAGGCGGGGATTATGGCGCTGATCATCAACCTTATGGGGTTCCTCGGCGGTCTCGTCATGTCGGCGATCAAGCGTGACCGCGGCGTGAAGGACTGGGGGCACATGATCGAGGGCCACGGCGGCATGCTCGACCGTCTCGACTCGGTGATTTTTGCCGCGCCGATCTTCTTCCACATCACCCGCTACTGGTGGACAATTTAA
- a CDS encoding lysophospholipid acyltransferase family protein, translated as MIDILVGTAVTGFARAVTGVRGEWQGCAPEARPRVYFANHSSMGDFILVWTVLPPALRRNTRPVAGSDYWNVNATRRFFADRVFHSVLIDRNWMTRKGDPVKQMTDALDAGASLILFPEGTRNMTEERLLPFKSGLYHLAMARPQVELVPVWLENLNRMMPKGEIFPVPLLCTVTFGAPLTISAQEDKSAFLERARAALLAAASARAAAQ; from the coding sequence ATGATCGACATCTTGGTTGGCACGGCCGTGACCGGCTTTGCGCGCGCGGTCACCGGCGTGCGCGGCGAGTGGCAAGGCTGCGCGCCCGAGGCGCGCCCGCGCGTCTATTTCGCCAACCACAGCAGCATGGGCGATTTCATACTGGTCTGGACAGTGCTGCCGCCTGCATTGCGGCGAAACACGCGGCCGGTTGCGGGATCTGACTATTGGAACGTGAACGCGACCCGCCGCTTCTTCGCCGACCGCGTCTTCCATTCGGTGCTGATCGACCGCAATTGGATGACGCGCAAGGGCGACCCAGTGAAGCAGATGACGGATGCGCTCGATGCGGGCGCTTCGCTGATCCTGTTTCCCGAGGGTACCCGCAACATGACCGAGGAGCGGCTGCTTCCGTTCAAGAGTGGTCTCTACCATCTCGCGATGGCGCGGCCGCAGGTCGAACTGGTGCCGGTATGGCTGGAGAATCTCAACCGGATGATGCCGAAGGGCGAGATATTTCCCGTCCCGCTGCTCTGCACGGTGACGTTTGGCGCCCCGCTCACGATTTCGGCGCAGGAAGACAAGTCCGCCTTTCTCGAGCGCGCGCGGGCGGCTCTGCTCGCCGCGGCTTCCGCGAGGGCGGCCGCGCAATGA